A stretch of the Streptomyces venezuelae genome encodes the following:
- a CDS encoding glucose-1-phosphate cytidylyltransferase — MKVVLFCGGYGLRMRSGASDDVPKPMAMVGPRPLIWHVMRYYAYFGHKEFILCLGYGAHHIKDFFLNYEETTSNDFVLRGGRTELLSTDIADWTITFAQTGIESPIGERLRRVRHHLDGDEMFLANYADVLTDAPLPEMIDRFARRDAGASMMVVPPQQSFHCVDLGEDGLVGGITAVSELPLWENGGYFVLRQEVFDHIPEGGDLVADGCAGLAKRGRLVAHRHRGFWKPTDTVKERAALDAAYAQGDRPWAVWERDGVAAGAAGAGGGIRGGAGARTA; from the coding sequence ATGAAGGTCGTCCTGTTCTGCGGCGGTTACGGGCTGCGCATGCGCAGCGGTGCCTCCGACGACGTGCCCAAGCCGATGGCGATGGTCGGCCCGCGGCCGTTGATCTGGCACGTCATGCGCTACTACGCGTACTTCGGGCACAAGGAGTTCATCCTGTGCCTCGGGTACGGGGCGCACCACATCAAGGACTTCTTCCTCAACTACGAGGAGACGACCTCCAATGACTTCGTGCTGCGCGGCGGGCGGACCGAGTTACTGTCCACCGACATAGCCGACTGGACGATCACCTTCGCGCAGACCGGCATCGAGTCGCCCATCGGGGAGCGGCTGCGCCGGGTGCGGCATCACCTGGACGGCGACGAGATGTTCCTCGCCAACTACGCCGATGTGCTCACCGACGCCCCGCTGCCGGAGATGATCGACCGGTTCGCCCGGCGCGATGCCGGTGCCTCGATGATGGTGGTGCCGCCGCAGCAGTCCTTCCACTGCGTGGACCTGGGCGAGGACGGCCTGGTGGGCGGCATCACCGCGGTGAGCGAGCTGCCGCTGTGGGAGAACGGCGGCTATTTCGTGCTCCGCCAGGAGGTCTTCGACCACATCCCCGAGGGCGGGGACCTGGTCGCCGACGGATGTGCCGGACTGGCCAAGCGCGGCCGGCTGGTGGCGCACCGGCACCGCGGTTTCTGGAAGCCGACCGACACCGTGAAGGAACGGGCTGCGCTCGATGCCGCCTACGCCCAGGGCGACCGTCCGTGGGCCGTGTGGGAACGGGACGGCGTGGCGGCGGGCGCGGCCGGCGCCGGGGGCGGCATCCGGGGCGGCGCCGGGGCGAGGACCGCGTGA
- a CDS encoding class I SAM-dependent methyltransferase, which yields MTGCRLCGSATLASVVDLGATPPCESFLAADQLDRPEPAYPLHLRVCTECWLAQIPPLITPEETFQEYAYFSSYSTSWVEHARTFVADAVRRLDLDSAAKEAFVVEVASNDGYLLRHMVDRGIRCLGIEPSVNVGAAAREAGVPTLTEFLDPATGSAVRAEHGPADLVVANNVYAHIPDVVGFTQGLRALVADDGWVSIEVQHLLTLIEKNQYDTIYHEHFQYYTVASAARALASGGLTLVDVELLPTHGGSIRLWARPAEVAGEPGRRVAEVLDREKAAGLQELSGYAEFSARVAKVRRDLLRFLIEAAERGETVVGYGAPGKGNTLLNHCGIRPDLLAYTVDRNPYKHGRFTPGTRIPVLPPERIAADRPDYVLVLPWNLRDELVEQLSFVHEWGGRLVFPIPELSIVEVTS from the coding sequence ATGACCGGATGCCGACTCTGCGGCTCGGCGACGCTGGCGAGCGTCGTCGACCTCGGGGCGACCCCGCCGTGCGAGAGCTTTCTCGCCGCGGACCAACTGGACCGGCCGGAGCCGGCGTACCCGCTGCACCTGCGGGTCTGCACGGAGTGCTGGCTGGCGCAGATCCCTCCGCTGATCACTCCGGAGGAGACGTTCCAGGAGTATGCGTACTTCTCCTCCTACTCGACCTCCTGGGTGGAGCACGCGCGCACCTTCGTCGCCGACGCCGTCCGGCGGCTGGACCTCGACTCCGCGGCGAAGGAAGCCTTCGTGGTCGAGGTCGCCAGCAACGACGGGTACCTGCTCCGGCACATGGTGGACCGGGGGATCCGCTGCCTGGGCATCGAGCCGTCGGTGAACGTCGGTGCCGCGGCGCGGGAGGCGGGGGTGCCCACGCTCACGGAGTTCCTGGACCCGGCCACCGGCTCGGCCGTCCGCGCCGAGCACGGCCCGGCGGACCTGGTCGTGGCCAACAACGTGTACGCGCACATCCCCGATGTCGTCGGGTTCACCCAGGGGCTGCGCGCCCTGGTCGCCGACGACGGCTGGGTCTCCATCGAGGTGCAGCACCTGCTGACCCTGATCGAGAAGAACCAGTACGACACGATCTACCACGAGCACTTCCAGTACTACACGGTCGCCTCCGCGGCCCGGGCGCTGGCGAGCGGCGGACTCACGCTGGTGGACGTGGAGCTGCTGCCCACCCACGGCGGCTCCATCCGGCTGTGGGCCCGGCCGGCCGAGGTGGCCGGCGAGCCGGGCCGACGGGTGGCCGAGGTGCTGGACCGGGAGAAGGCGGCCGGACTGCAGGAGCTGTCCGGGTACGCCGAGTTCTCCGCCCGGGTGGCCAAGGTGCGCCGGGACCTCCTGCGGTTCCTCATCGAGGCGGCCGAGCGCGGCGAGACGGTCGTCGGCTACGGCGCCCCCGGCAAGGGCAACACCCTGCTCAACCACTGCGGCATCCGGCCCGACCTGCTCGCCTACACGGTCGACCGCAACCCCTACAAGCACGGGAGGTTCACCCCGGGCACCCGCATCCCGGTGCTGCCGCCCGAGCGGATCGCCGCCGACCGGCCCGACTACGTACTCGTCCTCCCCTGGAACCTGCGGGACGAGCTGGTCGAGCAGCTGTCCTTCGTGCACGAGTGGGGCGGCCGGCTGGTCTTTCCCATCCCGGAACTGAGCATTGTCGAGGTCACGTCGTGA
- a CDS encoding right-handed parallel beta-helix repeat-containing protein, producing MVIRRGHRAVPAALLVLVLAAGGCTGTPGTGAEPTRASSASGAPGTSGAPAPSAARVCAGPAPGPAEAPAGAVTVDPAVVGDLAAKTKSSPPNTTFWLRPGTHRLEADRYAQVIPKEGNSYLGAPGAVLDGLKTNQYAFGGSAGQVTIRHLTVQGFIAPHNEGVVNHDSADGWLIEHAVIQNNSGAGLMAGARQRVRASCLRGNGQYGMNAYKSGAPVSGLLIEGNEITANNTDDWERRQPGCGCTGGVKLWAVNGADVRGNWVHDNRGPGLWADTNNNDVLIEDNVLEANDGAALIYETSYNAIIRNNTIRRNNWVEGRKNAERGDSFPFATVYLSESGGEPRVRARTDKIEIYRNLLENNWSGITLWENADRFCNSPANTSSGECTLLVEDTGRCTRPGIATAPLYSDCRWKTQRVDIHDNRFVLDKSVVGCTVKCDRMAVLANYGTYPDWSPYHGERVAEAITREQHNRWHDNVYLGPWQFVAPDPSQVLDFGQWQGTPYQQDTGSTFRAQEGG from the coding sequence GTGGTGATCAGGAGAGGGCACCGGGCGGTGCCGGCTGCCCTGCTGGTGCTGGTCCTGGCGGCGGGCGGCTGTACGGGCACGCCGGGCACCGGGGCCGAGCCGACCCGTGCATCGTCGGCGTCCGGGGCACCCGGGACGTCCGGGGCGCCCGCCCCGTCCGCGGCCCGGGTGTGTGCCGGGCCGGCGCCCGGTCCGGCCGAGGCGCCGGCCGGCGCGGTGACCGTCGACCCCGCGGTGGTCGGCGACCTGGCCGCAAAGACCAAGAGCAGCCCGCCGAACACCACGTTCTGGCTTCGGCCGGGAACGCACCGGCTCGAAGCGGACCGTTATGCCCAGGTGATCCCCAAGGAGGGGAACAGCTATCTCGGCGCGCCGGGCGCGGTGCTCGACGGTCTGAAGACCAACCAGTACGCGTTCGGCGGTTCGGCCGGCCAGGTCACCATCCGCCATCTGACCGTGCAGGGGTTCATCGCGCCACACAACGAGGGCGTGGTCAACCACGACTCGGCCGACGGATGGCTGATCGAGCACGCGGTGATCCAGAACAACTCCGGTGCGGGGCTGATGGCCGGTGCCCGCCAGCGGGTCCGGGCCAGCTGCCTGCGCGGCAACGGGCAGTACGGAATGAACGCCTACAAGTCCGGTGCCCCGGTGAGCGGCCTGCTGATCGAGGGCAACGAGATCACGGCCAACAACACCGACGACTGGGAGCGGCGGCAGCCGGGCTGCGGCTGCACCGGGGGCGTCAAGCTCTGGGCCGTCAACGGCGCCGACGTCCGCGGCAACTGGGTGCACGACAACCGCGGACCCGGGTTGTGGGCGGACACCAACAACAACGACGTCCTCATCGAGGACAATGTGCTGGAGGCCAACGACGGTGCCGCGCTGATCTACGAGACCAGCTACAACGCGATCATCCGGAACAACACGATCCGGCGGAACAACTGGGTCGAGGGCCGCAAGAACGCCGAACGCGGCGACAGCTTCCCGTTCGCGACCGTCTATCTGTCCGAGTCCGGCGGCGAACCGCGGGTCCGGGCCCGCACGGACAAGATCGAGATCTACCGGAACCTGCTGGAGAACAACTGGTCCGGGATCACCCTGTGGGAGAACGCCGACCGGTTCTGCAACAGCCCGGCCAACACCTCCTCCGGTGAGTGCACGCTGCTGGTGGAGGACACCGGCCGCTGCACCCGGCCGGGGATCGCCACCGCACCGCTCTACTCCGACTGCCGGTGGAAGACCCAGCGGGTGGACATCCACGACAACCGCTTCGTGCTCGACAAGTCCGTGGTCGGGTGCACGGTGAAGTGCGACCGGATGGCCGTGCTGGCCAACTACGGCACCTATCCGGACTGGTCGCCCTACCACGGCGAGCGGGTGGCCGAGGCGATCACCCGCGAGCAGCACAACCGCTGGCACGACAACGTCTACCTCGGACCGTGGCAGTTCGTCGCCCCGGACCCGAGCCAGGTGCTCGACTTCGGGCAGTGGCAGGGCACGCCGTACCAGCAGGACACCGGCAGCACCTTCCGGGCACAGGAGGGTGGCTGA
- a CDS encoding glycosyltransferase, with the protein MHVLVVHNRYASAQPSGENKVVDQEVELLRAAGHRVEVFERRSDDIAARSLPAKAAVPLLVPWNPAVRAELAGQLRTERPDVVHVHNVFPLLSPAVLAACADADVPAVATLHNYTQVCPPGTLQRDGRPCTECVGRAPLPAVRHGCYRNSRLATVPLAVSLSVNRRRWWSGVERFLCISAAQREVLVRSGMPPERLAVKHNFVPEPGVGRTGAGEHLLYLGRLAEAKGVRLLMAAWDEIAAGGGVGVPLVVAGAGPLEREVTAWAAGREDVRYVGLYDAAESREAVARSVAVVAPSTWLEAFGLVVVEAMAAGVPAVAAGHGAFTELVEDGVTGLLHRPGESGSLASCIRRIAAEPARNREMGRAARLRYEQGFSPAVGLERLVEEYRTAIAGRYGGGDVPPPTGNGNAGSPRGTRAGRDGGSR; encoded by the coding sequence CTGCACGTGCTGGTGGTGCACAACCGCTACGCCTCGGCGCAGCCGAGCGGGGAGAACAAGGTCGTCGACCAGGAGGTGGAGCTGCTGCGGGCGGCCGGCCACCGGGTCGAGGTGTTCGAGCGGCGCAGCGACGACATCGCCGCCCGGTCCCTGCCGGCCAAGGCCGCGGTCCCGCTGCTGGTGCCGTGGAACCCGGCGGTCCGCGCGGAACTCGCCGGCCAGCTCCGCACCGAGCGGCCGGACGTGGTGCACGTCCACAACGTCTTCCCGCTCCTGTCGCCCGCGGTGCTGGCCGCCTGCGCCGATGCCGACGTGCCCGCCGTCGCCACGCTGCACAACTACACCCAGGTCTGCCCGCCCGGCACGCTGCAGCGGGACGGCCGGCCGTGCACCGAGTGCGTCGGGAGGGCGCCGCTGCCCGCCGTCCGGCACGGCTGCTACCGGAACTCCCGGCTGGCGACGGTACCGCTCGCGGTCAGCCTGTCGGTCAACCGGCGGCGCTGGTGGTCCGGGGTGGAGCGGTTCCTGTGCATCTCCGCGGCGCAGCGCGAGGTGCTGGTGCGGTCGGGCATGCCGCCCGAACGGCTGGCCGTGAAGCACAACTTCGTGCCCGAACCGGGCGTCGGCCGGACGGGTGCCGGCGAGCACCTGCTCTATCTGGGCCGGCTCGCGGAGGCCAAGGGCGTACGGCTGCTCATGGCCGCGTGGGACGAGATCGCCGCCGGCGGCGGTGTGGGCGTGCCGCTGGTGGTCGCCGGGGCGGGGCCGCTGGAGCGGGAGGTGACCGCCTGGGCGGCGGGCCGGGAGGACGTGCGGTACGTCGGCCTGTACGACGCGGCGGAGAGCCGGGAGGCCGTCGCCCGGTCGGTCGCCGTGGTGGCTCCCTCGACCTGGCTGGAGGCGTTCGGTCTGGTGGTCGTGGAGGCGATGGCGGCCGGGGTCCCGGCTGTTGCCGCCGGTCACGGCGCCTTCACCGAACTCGTCGAGGACGGGGTGACCGGGCTGCTGCACCGGCCGGGCGAGTCCGGCTCGCTCGCGTCCTGCATACGCCGGATCGCGGCCGAGCCGGCTCGCAACCGGGAGATGGGCCGGGCGGCCCGGCTCCGTTACGAGCAGGGCTTCAGCCCTGCCGTCGGGCTGGAACGTCTGGTGGAGGAGTACCGCACCGCCATCGCGGGTCGGTACGGCGGCGGGGACGTCCCGCCGCCGACAGGGAACGGAAACGCTGGCTCGCCGCGGGGCACCCGCGCGGGCAGGGATGGGGGCAGTAGATGA
- a CDS encoding heparinase II/III family protein, protein MSMSAGWYLRRLSRMGPREVGGRAVDAVRRRRWRSVPPPACPSVTGARFTAVLPARAVAAVPPDAAKRLVAAADRLMAGHAEYFGVDREDLVDPDWWYDPKTGRRAPSGYAFDVPYRSEDAVGDVKQIWELSRHQYLTVLAAAYAITGDERYAERVAGHLRSWWAANPPLRGVHWISGIELGIRLLSWVWVRRLLDGWPGAAGLFEGNPVALNQIWHHQRWLAAFPSRGSSANNHVIAEAAGQFAAACAFGWFPSSVRWRAGALRSLERHLRGNTFHSGLNRELATEYHGLVLELGLAAVAEADTAGVPVPATVRVVLLRMTDALAAVVDDRLRPPRQGDADDGHGLVLDGAGTDRWASLLATGDAVFGRLAWWPTVTGTDVRTPLLAALIRPAAPAVTRPVDRPDHFADAGLTILRGPGKIWCRCDGGPHGFLSIAAHAHADALSVEVRHDGVDVLADPGTFCYHGQPEWRQYFRSTLAHNTVQLDGGDQSVSGGPFLWTRQARSRVLVADTAGASAGGTARWCAEHDGYQGSVHRRRVELTATSRELRMVDEIRGDGGSVRLAFHLGPEIAAVLEGNRAQLSWTRDGEDRSAVLELPGQLDWRAHRGETGPPLGWYSAGFGRKEPATTLVGTGSADGTARSGEFTTVLRFHGR, encoded by the coding sequence ATGAGCATGAGCGCGGGCTGGTACCTGCGGCGGCTCTCCCGGATGGGACCGCGGGAGGTCGGCGGCCGGGCGGTCGACGCGGTGCGCAGGCGGCGGTGGCGGTCGGTACCGCCGCCGGCCTGCCCGAGCGTGACCGGCGCCCGGTTCACCGCCGTGCTGCCCGCCCGGGCGGTCGCCGCGGTGCCTCCGGACGCCGCCAAACGTCTTGTCGCCGCGGCGGACCGGCTGATGGCCGGGCACGCCGAGTACTTCGGGGTGGACCGCGAGGACCTGGTCGACCCGGACTGGTGGTACGACCCGAAGACCGGGCGCCGCGCTCCGTCCGGTTACGCCTTCGACGTGCCCTACCGGAGCGAGGACGCGGTCGGGGACGTCAAGCAGATCTGGGAGCTCTCCCGGCACCAGTACCTCACCGTGCTCGCCGCCGCCTACGCGATCACCGGGGACGAGCGGTACGCCGAGCGCGTGGCCGGGCACCTGCGGTCGTGGTGGGCCGCCAACCCGCCGCTGCGCGGCGTGCACTGGATCAGTGGGATCGAGCTGGGCATCCGGCTGCTGTCCTGGGTGTGGGTCCGCCGGCTGCTGGACGGCTGGCCGGGCGCGGCCGGGCTGTTCGAGGGCAACCCGGTGGCGCTGAACCAGATCTGGCATCACCAGCGCTGGCTGGCCGCCTTCCCCAGCCGGGGGTCTTCGGCGAACAACCACGTGATCGCCGAGGCGGCCGGGCAGTTCGCGGCGGCCTGCGCGTTCGGATGGTTCCCGTCCTCGGTGCGCTGGCGGGCCGGCGCGCTGCGGTCGCTGGAGCGGCACCTGCGCGGCAACACCTTCCACTCCGGTCTCAACCGCGAGCTGGCCACCGAGTACCACGGACTGGTACTGGAGCTCGGCCTGGCCGCGGTGGCCGAGGCGGATACCGCCGGTGTGCCGGTCCCGGCGACGGTCCGGGTGGTGCTGCTGCGGATGACCGACGCGCTCGCGGCCGTCGTGGACGACCGGCTGAGGCCGCCGCGGCAAGGGGATGCGGACGACGGGCACGGTCTGGTCCTGGACGGGGCGGGCACCGACCGCTGGGCCTCGCTGCTGGCCACCGGGGACGCCGTGTTCGGCCGGCTCGCCTGGTGGCCGACGGTGACCGGCACCGATGTGCGGACCCCGCTGCTGGCCGCGCTCATCCGGCCCGCTGCGCCGGCCGTGACCCGCCCGGTGGACCGGCCGGACCACTTCGCCGATGCGGGGCTGACGATCCTGCGCGGTCCGGGGAAGATCTGGTGCCGCTGCGACGGTGGTCCGCACGGGTTTCTGTCCATCGCCGCGCACGCCCACGCGGACGCGCTGTCGGTGGAGGTCCGGCACGACGGGGTCGACGTGCTCGCCGACCCGGGGACGTTCTGCTACCACGGGCAGCCCGAGTGGCGGCAGTACTTCCGGTCGACCCTCGCCCACAACACCGTGCAGCTGGACGGCGGCGACCAGTCCGTCTCCGGCGGCCCGTTCCTGTGGACCCGGCAGGCCCGCAGCCGCGTCCTGGTCGCGGACACCGCCGGCGCCTCCGCAGGGGGCACCGCCCGCTGGTGCGCCGAGCACGACGGCTACCAGGGTTCCGTACACCGCCGCCGGGTGGAGCTGACCGCCACGAGCCGCGAGCTGCGGATGGTCGACGAGATCCGGGGCGACGGCGGGTCCGTGCGCCTGGCGTTCCACCTCGGCCCGGAGATCGCCGCGGTCCTGGAGGGGAACCGGGCACAGCTCAGCTGGACCCGGGACGGCGAGGACCGCTCCGCGGTGCTCGAGCTGCCCGGGCAGCTGGACTGGCGGGCGCACCGCGGGGAGACCGGCCCTCCGCTGGGCTGGTACTCGGCCGGGTTCGGGCGCAAGGAGCCCGCCACCACGCTGGTCGGCACCGGTTCCGCCGACGGCACTGCGAGGTCCGGGGAGTTCACGACCGTACTCAGGTTCCACGGCCGGTGA
- a CDS encoding O-antigen ligase domain-containing protein has product MDTGHTSKIVGTVWGLLVLNTLGSAGAQTIVPLPRSLIQMVTMGALVAAFALALAVNLRLRIRASAFLVLLTLLLVPSVMSSANLESGFGALFRCTRLALFVGTLWLLSRWWDGGLGFVRRHIRMYFAVLGSVAAGAVISPGAAMPELYGGRLVGALWPLTPPQIGQYAAVITGLTVLLVLGRRTDGRSAAVVIVPALVLLALTHTRTATLGLVIGLVLAIGSLVLTSAAARRFFGWAVLCAVVAAVGFNSALQAWFLRGQSKENFSNLTGRAKVWDALLAAPRTTTEQLFGMGLGDKSFGGLPIDNSWLAVYHEQGLTGAALVAAVIVVLGGVALLRPPSLQRACAIFLIAYCAIASYTEAGLGDASPYLLHLAVAASLLAAPAAATPLPAAEAPGRPVPGRVRTTEVT; this is encoded by the coding sequence ATGGACACGGGCCACACGTCGAAGATCGTCGGTACCGTCTGGGGGCTGCTGGTCCTCAACACGCTCGGCTCCGCCGGGGCGCAGACCATCGTCCCGCTGCCCCGCTCCCTGATCCAGATGGTCACCATGGGCGCGCTCGTCGCCGCGTTCGCCCTGGCGCTCGCGGTCAACCTGCGGCTGCGCATCCGGGCCAGTGCCTTCCTGGTGCTGCTCACCCTGCTGCTGGTGCCGAGCGTGATGTCCAGCGCGAATCTGGAGTCCGGGTTCGGCGCGCTGTTCCGGTGTACCCGGCTGGCGCTCTTCGTCGGCACGCTGTGGCTGCTCAGCCGCTGGTGGGACGGCGGCCTGGGGTTCGTCCGGCGCCATATCCGGATGTACTTCGCGGTCCTCGGGTCGGTGGCCGCCGGTGCGGTCATCTCTCCGGGTGCCGCCATGCCCGAGCTCTACGGCGGGCGGCTGGTCGGCGCGCTGTGGCCGCTCACCCCGCCGCAGATCGGACAGTACGCCGCGGTGATCACCGGGCTCACCGTGCTGCTCGTACTCGGCCGCCGGACCGACGGGCGCAGCGCGGCGGTGGTCATCGTGCCGGCCCTGGTCCTGCTCGCGCTGACCCACACCCGGACCGCCACGCTCGGCCTGGTCATCGGGCTGGTGCTGGCGATCGGCTCGCTCGTGCTGACCAGCGCCGCGGCCCGCCGGTTCTTCGGCTGGGCGGTACTGTGCGCCGTCGTGGCCGCGGTGGGGTTCAACTCCGCGCTGCAGGCGTGGTTCCTGCGCGGGCAGAGCAAGGAGAACTTCTCCAACCTGACCGGCCGGGCCAAGGTCTGGGACGCCCTGCTGGCGGCCCCCAGGACGACCACGGAGCAGCTGTTCGGGATGGGCCTGGGCGACAAGTCGTTCGGCGGGCTGCCGATCGACAACAGCTGGCTGGCCGTCTACCACGAACAGGGGCTGACCGGCGCCGCCCTCGTGGCTGCGGTGATCGTCGTGCTGGGCGGTGTGGCGCTGCTGCGACCGCCGTCGCTCCAGCGGGCCTGCGCGATCTTCCTGATCGCCTACTGCGCGATCGCGTCGTACACCGAGGCCGGGCTGGGCGACGCCTCGCCGTACCTGCTGCATCTGGCCGTGGCCGCCTCACTGCTGGCGGCACCTGCCGCGGCCACTCCCCTCCCGGCGGCCGAAGCTCCTGGACGCCCGGTACCGGGACGGGTCCGAACGACGGAGGTGACCTGA
- a CDS encoding PIG-L deacetylase family protein: MIRLGNRRLDRIVAVGAHCDDIAIGAGGTLLTLCHARPGIRIDALVLSGGGGEREAEEEAALTAFCPGADLRLTVLKLPDGRLPAHWEEAKAAVEELRGRTEPDLVLAPRTEDAHQDHRGLAQLLPTAFRDHLVLGYEIVKWDGDLGRPTAYQPLSPEIAEEKVRLLQEHYPSQRHRPWYDREAFLGLARIRGIECHARYAEAFAVTKLTLDLGD, translated from the coding sequence GTGATCCGGCTCGGGAACCGGCGACTGGACCGGATCGTCGCGGTGGGGGCGCACTGCGACGACATCGCCATCGGGGCCGGCGGCACCCTGCTGACGCTGTGCCACGCCCGGCCGGGCATCAGGATCGACGCGCTGGTGCTGTCCGGCGGTGGCGGCGAGCGCGAGGCGGAGGAAGAGGCCGCGCTCACCGCCTTCTGCCCGGGCGCCGACCTGCGGCTGACCGTGCTCAAGCTGCCGGACGGCCGGCTGCCCGCGCACTGGGAGGAAGCCAAGGCCGCGGTCGAGGAACTGCGCGGGCGGACCGAGCCCGACCTGGTCCTCGCCCCGCGTACCGAGGATGCGCACCAGGACCACCGCGGGCTTGCGCAACTGCTGCCCACCGCGTTCCGCGACCATCTCGTCCTCGGCTACGAGATCGTCAAGTGGGACGGCGATCTCGGCCGTCCGACGGCGTACCAGCCGCTGTCGCCGGAGATCGCCGAAGAGAAGGTACGGCTGCTGCAGGAGCACTATCCCTCGCAGCGGCACCGGCCCTGGTACGACCGGGAGGCCTTCCTCGGCCTCGCACGGATCCGCGGCATCGAATGCCACGCGCGCTACGCCGAGGCGTTCGCCGTCACCAAACTCACTCTCGACCTGGGGGATTGA